Within Streptomyces roseirectus, the genomic segment AGCCGCTCGGTGTGCTGGCTGACCATCGCGGTGGTGAGCCAGGCGTCCTCGCACCAGGCACCCGTCGGCGTGAGCGCCCCGGTGAACCCCAACTCCTCGGCGGCGCGGGCGATCTGGCTGAGGTAGGCGACCGTGGGCGGCCGGTCCCGCCCGGACGCGGTCACGGACGTGCCATGTCCGCCGCCGACGACATGGCGGCTGTCACCGTTGGTGGGGAGAAACCAGTGGAAGGTCAGGGACATGGGAGTTCCTTGAGCGCGGCGGATTTCAGGGGAGTTGATCAGGCCGCGGCGCGACAGGAGGCGCTGGAGACGCGTGCGAGGTCGACATGGCGTCGCCGCGTAAGGTCCAGTCGCGTGTTCATGCCGTCGATCGTGACAGCCGCCCGTCGAGGCCG encodes:
- a CDS encoding putative leader peptide produces the protein MNTRLDLTRRRHVDLARVSSASCRAAA